A portion of the Gossypium arboreum isolate Shixiya-1 chromosome 8, ASM2569848v2, whole genome shotgun sequence genome contains these proteins:
- the LOC108466055 gene encoding actin-depolymerizing factor-like yields the protein MANSASGMAVNDECKMRFLELKAKRSYRFIVFKIEENIQQVMVEKLGGPKEKYDDFSACLPHNECRYAVFDFDFTTDENVQKSKIFFIAWSPDTSRVRSKMLYASSKDRFRRELDGVQVELQATDASEMSIDIVKERAF from the exons ATG GCGAACTCAGCATCCGGAATGGCAGTTAACGATGAATGCAAGATGAGGTTCTTGGAACTAAAGGCCAAAAGAAGCTACAGGTTCATCGTTTTCAAAATAGAAGAGAACATTCAACAGGTCATGGTTGAAAAACTCGGTGGACCTAAAGAAAAATACGACGACTTCAGTGCTTGTTTGCCTCATAACGAGTGTCGTTACGCTGTCTTTGATTTCGACTTCACTACCGACGAAAATGTCCAGAAAAGCAAAATCTTCTTCATTGCATG GTCTCCTGATACATCAAGGGTGAGGAGCAAAATGTTGTATGCGAGCTCTAAAGATAGATTCAGAAGAGAGTTGGATGGTGTTCAAGTTGAATTGCAAGCAACCGATGCAAGTGAAATGAGTATTGATATTGTCAAAGAGCGAgctttctaa
- the LOC108469797 gene encoding tubulin beta-9 chain — MREILHIQGGQCGNQIGAKFWEVVCAEHGIDSTGRYGGDSELQLERINVYYNEASCGRFVPRAVLMDLEPGTMDSVRSGPYGQIFRPDNFVFGQSGAGNNWAKGHYTEGAELIDSVLDVVRKEAENCDCLQGFQVCHSLGGGTGSGMGTLLISKIREEYPDRMMLTFSVFPSPKVSDTVVEPYNATLSVHQLVENADECMVLDNEALYDICFRTLKLTTPSFGDLNHLISATMSGVTCCLRFPGQLNSDLRKLAVNLIPFPRLHFFMVGFAPLTSRGSQQYRALTVPELTQQMWDAKNMMCAADPRHGRYLTASAVFRGKMSTKEVDEQMINVQNKNSSYFVEWIPNNVKSTVCDIPPIGLKMASTFIGNSTSIQEMFRRVSEQFTAMFRRKAFLHWYTGEGMDEMEFTEAESNMNDLVSEYQQYQDATADDEEYEEEEEYEAEA, encoded by the exons ATGAGAGAAATCCTTCACATCCAAGGTGGCCAATGCGGCAATCAGATAGGAGCCAAGTTCTGGGAAGTCGTATGTGCCGAACATGGCATCGATTCAACGGGTCGATATGGTGGTGACTCGGAGCTCCAGCTTGAGCGAATCAATGTTTACTACAACGAAGCCAGTTGTGGCCGTTTTGTTCCCCGCGCAGTTTTAATGGATCTGGAACCCGGTACCATGGATAGCGTAAGATCCGGTCCTTACGGACAAATTTtcagacccgataacttcgtttTCGGACAGTCGGGCGCCGGAAACAATTGGGCTAAGGGACATTACACTGAAGGAGCGGAGCTTATCGATTCCGTTCTCGACGTAGTTAGAAAGGAAGCCGAGAATTGCGATTGCTTGCAAG GGTTTCAGGTATGCCATTCTTTGGGAGGAGGAACGGGTTCCGGAATGGGAACGTTGTTGATATCGAAGATACGAGAGGAGTATCCGGACCGAATGATGCTTACGTTTTCGGTGTTCCCATCTCCCAAGGTTTCTGATACTGTTGTTGAGCCTTACAACGCGACACTCTCAGTTCATCAGCTTGTGGAAAATGCTGATGAGTGTATGGTTCTTGATAACGAAGCTCTCTACGATATCTGTTTCCGTACCCTCAAGCTCACCACTCCAAGTt TTGGAGATCTCAACCATCTAATTTCTGCCACCATGAGTGGTGTAACATGCTGCCTTCGCTTCCCTGGTCAGCTTAACTCGGATCTCCGCAAACTTGCTGTAAACCTTATTCCATTCCCCCGACTACATTTCTTCATGGTGGGATTTGCACCTCTCACCTCACGCGGTTCCCAACAGTACAGAGCCCTCACTGTCCCTGAACTTACACAGCAAATGTGGGATGCCAAGAACATGATGTGTGCAGCTGATCCTCGACACGGCCGATACCTCACAGCATCAGCGGTCTTCCGTGGGAAGATGAGCACGAAAGAGGTTGATGAGCAGATGATCAATGTGCAAAACAAGAACTCATCTTACTTTGTTGAATGGATCCCGAACAATGTGAAGTCCACTGTTTGTGACATCCCTCCAATCGGCTTAAAGATGGCTTCCACATTTATTGGGAACTCTACTTCAATCCAGGAGATGTTCAGGAGGGTGAGTGAACAATTCACTGCCATGTTCCGTAGGAAAGCTTTCTTGCATTGGTATACTGGAGAAGGGATGGATGAGATGGAGTTCACAGAAGCGGAGAGTAACATGAATGACTTGGTTTCTGAGTACCAACAATACCAGGATGCAACTGCAGATGATGAAGAGTACGAGGAAGAGGAGGAATACGAGGCAGAGGCTTAA